In one window of Pseudoalteromonas sp. N1230-9 DNA:
- a CDS encoding GMC family oxidoreductase — protein sequence MSDFKHKILVVGSGAGGAMAAYTLTKLGHKVLLLEAGRNYDPKTESPMFRRNNEAPLMGAGNKDKNFGFYDATVDGGWQVPDEPYTSAKGSDFYWWRARMLGGRTNHWGRYSLRFSEHDFKGKSRDGHGADWPFEYADLAPWYDKTEELVGVCGTNTGHEDMPDSSPGILQPPPKPRVPELLIAASAKKMGIQAVPMHRAVLTRPKDDRMACFYATPCGSGCSIGAAFQTTTSLLPMAKATGNLKVITDAMVKSVKVNEQGKVTGVTYVDKHTVTEHAIDADVVILAASACESARILLNSKNKKHPKGLANSSGQVGRNLMDSTGAWLGAQIPALKGRPRYNEDGHTANHLFIPWWGHQAQANNELDFPRGYHFEIGGGFRQPGSGVSGDKQGYGPTLKQQIRDAYGSYVGFALRGEMLPNKDTYMEIDENVKDKWGIPVSKFHFKWSDRELKQIEHGLKTAKQILENMGATVGELPPAEKAISKGGEIIHEVGTTRMGSSKKDSVTNQWGQTWDCNNLFVMDAGVFASNPHKNCTLTIMTLAMRNSTWLAQQIDNGVL from the coding sequence ATGTCTGATTTTAAACATAAGATATTAGTTGTTGGCTCTGGTGCTGGCGGTGCAATGGCCGCATACACGTTAACCAAGCTTGGTCACAAGGTGTTATTACTTGAAGCGGGCCGTAATTATGACCCGAAAACAGAAAGCCCGATGTTTCGTCGTAACAACGAAGCCCCACTTATGGGTGCAGGTAACAAAGACAAAAACTTTGGCTTTTACGACGCAACCGTTGATGGCGGCTGGCAAGTACCTGATGAGCCTTATACCAGCGCCAAAGGAAGCGACTTTTATTGGTGGCGCGCACGTATGTTAGGTGGTCGAACTAACCACTGGGGCCGCTATTCATTACGCTTTAGTGAGCACGATTTTAAAGGCAAAAGCCGAGATGGTCACGGTGCCGACTGGCCATTTGAATACGCTGATTTAGCACCTTGGTACGATAAAACTGAAGAACTTGTGGGTGTATGTGGCACCAATACAGGCCATGAAGATATGCCAGATTCGTCACCGGGTATTTTACAGCCGCCACCAAAGCCGCGTGTTCCTGAGCTTTTAATTGCCGCTTCTGCAAAGAAAATGGGCATTCAAGCAGTGCCTATGCATCGCGCGGTATTAACTCGCCCTAAAGATGATCGCATGGCGTGTTTTTATGCGACACCTTGTGGCTCGGGTTGCTCAATTGGCGCTGCCTTTCAAACGACGACATCGTTACTGCCTATGGCAAAAGCCACCGGTAACTTAAAAGTTATTACTGATGCCATGGTTAAATCAGTCAAAGTTAATGAGCAAGGTAAAGTCACTGGCGTCACCTATGTTGATAAACACACGGTCACCGAACACGCGATTGATGCAGATGTGGTTATCTTAGCCGCCAGCGCCTGTGAATCAGCGCGTATTTTATTAAATTCAAAGAATAAAAAGCACCCTAAAGGCCTTGCTAACTCAAGTGGTCAAGTAGGTCGAAACTTAATGGATTCGACGGGTGCATGGTTAGGTGCGCAAATTCCGGCACTTAAAGGTCGCCCACGTTATAACGAAGATGGACACACCGCTAATCACTTATTTATTCCTTGGTGGGGACACCAAGCACAAGCTAACAATGAATTAGATTTCCCACGTGGTTATCACTTTGAAATTGGCGGTGGCTTTAGACAACCAGGTTCGGGTGTATCGGGTGATAAACAAGGCTATGGTCCTACCCTTAAACAGCAAATTCGTGATGCATATGGCTCTTATGTTGGTTTTGCGCTGCGTGGCGAGATGTTACCGAACAAAGATACCTACATGGAAATTGACGAAAACGTGAAAGACAAATGGGGTATTCCGGTATCAAAGTTCCACTTTAAGTGGTCTGACAGAGAGTTAAAGCAAATTGAACATGGTTTAAAAACCGCGAAGCAAATCTTAGAAAACATGGGGGCGACCGTAGGCGAACTCCCGCCTGCAGAAAAAGCCATTTCTAAAGGTGGCGAAATCATTCACGAAGTGGGCACAACACGAATGGGCAGCTCAAAGAAAGATTCTGTTACCAATCAATGGGGTCAAACATGGGATTGCAATAACCTATTTGTAATGGATGCAGGTGTATTTGCTTCTAACCCTCATAAAAACTGTACGCTCACCATCATGACACTGGCAATGCGTAATTCAACTTGGCTTGCTCAACAAATTGATAACGGGGTACTTTAA
- a CDS encoding AraC family transcriptional regulator — translation MDIQEIIKKAGVNQLIAAFDLLPDILFWVKDTDSRILHCNQHFIEHQGYKTLEQILLKTDFDFSPKHLAFQYVNDDKRVMEGYIVTDRLELNQTQQGELGWFSTSKHALKDHDGNVIGTYGVTRHLQKTSKALSHVRAIEEPVKFIREHYHRQISIDELAELAHLSVSALERRFKKHLAKTPNQFINEVRLENARKLLIETQLPISQVAYQCGFSEPSYFSKQFRRLFGEIPSQMRSQLGD, via the coding sequence ATGGATATTCAAGAAATAATAAAAAAAGCTGGCGTAAATCAGCTAATTGCTGCATTTGATTTACTGCCAGATATCCTCTTTTGGGTAAAAGACACAGATAGTAGAATCTTGCATTGTAATCAGCATTTTATTGAGCATCAGGGTTATAAAACACTGGAGCAAATATTGCTAAAAACAGACTTTGATTTTTCGCCAAAGCACCTCGCGTTTCAATACGTCAATGACGATAAACGGGTGATGGAAGGCTACATAGTGACTGACCGTTTAGAGCTCAACCAAACTCAACAAGGTGAGCTTGGTTGGTTTTCTACATCAAAGCATGCTTTAAAAGATCACGATGGCAATGTGATTGGCACTTACGGAGTGACCCGACATCTACAAAAAACCTCAAAAGCACTTTCTCATGTAAGGGCAATTGAAGAGCCGGTAAAATTTATTCGCGAGCATTATCATCGTCAGATCAGCATTGATGAATTGGCAGAACTTGCGCATTTGTCGGTAAGTGCTTTAGAGCGCCGCTTTAAAAAGCACTTAGCAAAAACTCCCAATCAATTTATTAACGAAGTGCGCCTCGAAAATGCCCGCAAGCTACTAATTGAAACGCAACTGCCCATTTCACAAGTGGCCTACCAGTGTGGGTTTTCTGAACCGAGTTACTTTAGCAAACAATTTCGGCGTTTGTTTGGTGAAATTCCCTCACAAATGCGTTCGCAATTAGGTGATTAA
- a CDS encoding BadF/BadG/BcrA/BcrD ATPase family protein produces the protein MASKATYFLGIDGGGSKCKVRLENENGSLLSEAISGSANVATSCQQSQESILHATELAFHEAGLALSELKNTYVHAGLAGANIDSAYQAMTKWPHSFAKFTLSTDMLIACKGAHQHHDGAVIILGTGFCAGYQQQSQFSELGGYGLLLSDGASGGWLGLQLCRKAFEVLDGVAKSSAAINTLLTELNCDSSQALSQRLILASPAELAKFAPLVFSHSDDAFCQQLINEACAYITRYITYFEKQGIENVTLMGGIANAITPYLPDASKAHLTPALASAEQGAILMARAAI, from the coding sequence ATGGCAAGCAAAGCAACGTATTTTTTAGGTATTGATGGCGGTGGCAGTAAGTGTAAAGTTCGTTTAGAAAACGAAAACGGCTCTTTACTTAGCGAAGCCATAAGTGGCTCAGCAAACGTAGCCACCAGCTGCCAACAAAGCCAAGAATCTATACTCCACGCCACCGAACTTGCATTTCATGAAGCAGGGCTTGCCTTAAGCGAGCTAAAAAACACCTATGTGCATGCAGGACTTGCCGGTGCTAATATCGACTCGGCCTATCAAGCCATGACAAAATGGCCGCACTCTTTTGCTAAGTTTACCCTATCAACAGATATGCTGATTGCCTGTAAAGGTGCACATCAACACCATGATGGCGCGGTGATTATTCTTGGTACGGGCTTTTGTGCAGGTTACCAGCAGCAAAGCCAATTTAGTGAATTAGGTGGTTACGGATTATTACTGAGCGATGGTGCCAGTGGTGGTTGGTTAGGCTTACAACTTTGCCGTAAAGCATTTGAAGTACTTGATGGTGTTGCGAAAAGTTCTGCAGCAATAAATACCCTACTCACCGAGCTTAACTGCGACTCAAGCCAAGCGTTAAGTCAGCGTTTAATATTAGCAAGCCCTGCTGAGCTTGCCAAATTTGCGCCGCTTGTTTTTAGCCATTCTGACGATGCTTTTTGTCAGCAATTAATCAATGAAGCGTGCGCATACATTACCCGATATATCACTTACTTTGAAAAGCAAGGTATTGAAAACGTTACCTTAATGGGCGGCATTGCCAATGCCATCACGCCTTACTTACCTGATGCCAGTAAAGCGCATTTAACCCCCGCTCTTGCCAGTGCTGAGCAAGGAGCTATTTTAATGGCAAGAGCTGCAATTTAA
- a CDS encoding gluconate 2-dehydrogenase subunit 3 family protein, with amino-acid sequence MHHRNEHDSYNYVSNMSRRESLKWLGLLAAGSAVGLTAGCTKALEDDVVVSAKEHWPDLDIKPVTAKGYGQDPNLVMPPESPWPLTLTADELTLVALLSDYIVPREGDIPSASELQVPAVINEWVSAPYEGQQRDRIKILNSLAWLNDEAQLRFKKQFVALNEKQHREILDDIAFLNEQTPLQFQRIGKAFLRFKELVLAAFFCTPEGCKDIGYLGNVPIAGDYPGPSDEAKAHLDQVLDELGLSEYAYTD; translated from the coding sequence ATGCATCATCGTAACGAACACGACTCATATAACTATGTTTCTAACATGAGCCGCCGTGAGTCTTTAAAATGGCTTGGCCTATTAGCTGCGGGCTCGGCTGTTGGTTTAACTGCTGGCTGCACAAAAGCACTGGAAGATGACGTTGTTGTCTCTGCAAAAGAGCATTGGCCTGATTTAGATATCAAGCCTGTAACCGCTAAAGGGTATGGTCAAGATCCTAATTTGGTGATGCCACCAGAATCACCTTGGCCGCTGACCTTAACAGCAGACGAACTCACGTTAGTAGCGCTTTTATCTGATTACATTGTGCCGCGTGAAGGAGATATTCCTTCAGCCAGTGAGCTACAAGTACCGGCTGTTATTAATGAGTGGGTGAGCGCACCGTATGAAGGCCAACAACGCGATAGAATTAAAATTTTAAATTCACTCGCGTGGCTTAACGATGAAGCACAGCTTCGTTTTAAAAAGCAATTTGTTGCGCTTAACGAAAAGCAACATCGCGAGATTTTAGACGATATTGCGTTTTTAAACGAACAAACACCTCTGCAATTTCAGCGTATTGGTAAAGCCTTTTTACGCTTTAAAGAGTTAGTGCTCGCAGCCTTTTTCTGTACACCTGAAGGCTGTAAAGACATAGGTTACCTTGGCAATGTTCCTATTGCAGGTGATTACCCTGGTCCTTCTGATGAAGCAAAAGCTCATTTAGATCAGGTTTTAGATGAGCTTGGTTTAAGCGAGTACGCCTATACCGATTAA
- a CDS encoding MFS transporter, which produces MDNNNYNRIVFRLCCIALIVTSMTFAIRAGILGQLGSEFGLTDTELGWVNAMAFLGFPVATMVGGIIYNAIGAKKLVALAFICHLLGLVLTITADGFWGLLVSTFLIGFANGAVEAGCNPLIAEMYPKNTTTMLNRFHVWFPGGIVIGALASNFMSGAGLNWQWQVALILVPTVIYGAMLIKAQFPRFDTRTHSTSSNIRHLFTPLYLFLIACMTLTATTEFGTQQWIERILGSSGASPMVVLALITGLMAVGRFFAGPIVHKLNPTGVLLGSAICASLGIFMMSQAEGSMIYLAAMLFALGVTYFWPTMLGCVAEYIPKSGALGMSLMGGAGMFAMSIWNPVIGSWIDTARSSAQASGASAEQIEILAGQAVLQNLLIFPIILIVAFIGLYLVINNNKRTEKCAS; this is translated from the coding sequence ATGGACAACAATAATTATAACCGCATTGTCTTTCGGCTTTGCTGTATAGCACTGATTGTGACCTCTATGACCTTTGCCATCCGTGCTGGTATTTTGGGTCAACTTGGCAGTGAGTTTGGCTTAACCGACACCGAATTAGGTTGGGTTAATGCCATGGCATTTTTAGGCTTTCCGGTTGCGACTATGGTCGGCGGTATTATTTATAATGCCATTGGCGCGAAAAAATTAGTGGCGTTAGCGTTTATCTGTCATTTACTTGGCCTTGTTTTGACGATAACAGCTGATGGTTTTTGGGGCTTACTGGTTTCTACCTTTTTAATTGGTTTTGCCAACGGCGCTGTTGAAGCTGGCTGTAACCCATTAATTGCAGAAATGTACCCTAAAAACACCACCACTATGCTAAACCGTTTTCATGTTTGGTTCCCAGGTGGCATTGTGATTGGCGCACTTGCGTCGAATTTTATGTCGGGAGCAGGTTTAAACTGGCAATGGCAAGTAGCGTTAATTTTAGTTCCTACGGTTATTTATGGCGCTATGCTGATTAAAGCACAATTTCCACGCTTTGATACGCGTACTCACTCTACCAGCAGCAATATTCGCCACTTATTCACGCCGTTATACCTCTTTTTAATTGCCTGTATGACACTCACAGCAACCACTGAGTTTGGCACACAACAATGGATTGAGCGTATTCTAGGTTCATCGGGTGCCTCTCCTATGGTGGTATTAGCTTTAATAACAGGTCTGATGGCAGTTGGTCGCTTCTTTGCAGGCCCTATTGTGCATAAGCTCAACCCTACTGGGGTATTACTTGGCTCTGCCATTTGTGCAAGCTTAGGTATCTTTATGATGAGTCAGGCCGAGGGCAGCATGATTTATCTGGCAGCGATGCTTTTTGCACTGGGCGTTACCTACTTTTGGCCAACCATGCTTGGTTGCGTTGCTGAATACATTCCAAAGTCAGGCGCGCTGGGTATGTCGTTAATGGGCGGTGCTGGCATGTTTGCTATGAGCATTTGGAACCCTGTGATTGGTAGCTGGATAGATACAGCACGCTCATCAGCACAGGCAAGTGGCGCAAGCGCTGAACAAATTGAAATTTTAGCCGGACAGGCTGTATTACAAAACCTACTAATCTTCCCAATTATTTTAATCGTCGCATTCATTGGGTTGTATTTAGTAATTAATAACAACAAACGCACCGAGAAATGTGCGTCTTAA
- a CDS encoding 3-keto-disaccharide hydrolase, which produces MFKSLKALTLMLTVSSCALANTADNQLTQQEKQAGWQLLFDGKNMSQWRNFKSESLNPAWVVEDGAMTLTKGGGDLLTKKQYKNFELQIDWKISTKGNSGIFVLADETGQMIYSHAPEIQIIDNEEHPDTEIDSHLAGSIYDLFAAPIAAHKPANSWNHVRIKMQDNHLQVWQNGISTTSIVIGSTTWNTLVKGSKFATWQNFATAEQGHIGLQDHGDKVWFKNIKIKEL; this is translated from the coding sequence ATGTTTAAATCTCTTAAAGCACTGACTTTAATGCTCACCGTTAGTAGCTGTGCACTCGCTAATACGGCTGACAATCAGCTTACACAACAAGAAAAGCAAGCTGGCTGGCAGTTGTTATTTGACGGCAAAAATATGTCGCAGTGGCGTAACTTTAAAAGCGAATCTTTAAATCCTGCATGGGTCGTTGAAGATGGCGCTATGACATTAACCAAAGGTGGTGGCGACCTGCTTACTAAAAAGCAGTACAAAAACTTTGAACTACAGATTGATTGGAAAATCTCTACCAAAGGCAATAGCGGTATTTTTGTATTGGCTGATGAAACCGGACAGATGATTTACTCTCATGCGCCTGAAATTCAAATTATTGATAACGAAGAACATCCAGATACCGAAATTGACTCGCACTTAGCAGGGTCAATTTACGATTTATTTGCTGCGCCAATTGCGGCGCACAAGCCAGCAAATAGCTGGAACCATGTGCGTATTAAAATGCAAGACAACCATTTACAAGTTTGGCAAAACGGTATCAGCACCACCAGCATTGTGATTGGTAGTACAACATGGAACACCCTTGTTAAAGGCAGTAAGTTTGCAACTTGGCAAAACTTTGCAACTGCAGAGCAAGGTCATATCGGGCTTCAAGACCATGGTGACAAAGTGTGGTTTAAAAATATAAAAATCAAGGAGCTATAA
- a CDS encoding sugar phosphate isomerase/epimerase family protein, whose amino-acid sequence MNKIKGPAIFLAQFISDQAPFNSFQGLCKWASGLGYKAIQVPTSNPEIFDLEKAAQSQQYCDEVTGIATEYGLTISELSTHLQGQLIAVHPAYDEMFDNFAAEHVKGNPAARTKWATEQLMLAAKASKNLGLTTHATFSGSFLWHTFYPWPQRPQGLVEQGFSELAKRWLPILDCFDEHGVDVCYELHPGEDLHDGVTFERFLAATNNHPRVNILYDPSHFVLQQLDYLAFIDIYHSRIKAFHVKDAEFIANGRSGVYGGFQNWQDRPGRFRSLGDGQVDFKQIFSKLTQYGFDGWAVLEWECCLKHPEDGAREGAEFIKAHLINPTDKAFDDFASGATNTERNNRILGL is encoded by the coding sequence ATGAATAAAATCAAAGGGCCAGCAATATTTTTGGCGCAGTTTATTTCAGATCAAGCCCCGTTCAATAGCTTTCAAGGTTTATGTAAGTGGGCAAGCGGTTTAGGTTACAAAGCGATTCAAGTGCCAACCTCAAACCCTGAAATTTTCGATTTAGAAAAAGCAGCTCAAAGCCAGCAATACTGCGATGAAGTCACTGGTATTGCCACAGAGTATGGACTTACAATTTCAGAGCTATCAACACATTTGCAAGGCCAGTTGATTGCGGTACACCCTGCATACGATGAAATGTTCGATAACTTTGCCGCAGAGCATGTAAAAGGTAACCCTGCTGCACGTACTAAGTGGGCAACAGAGCAACTGATGCTAGCAGCGAAAGCAAGTAAAAACCTTGGTTTAACAACCCATGCGACCTTCTCGGGTTCTTTTTTATGGCATACCTTTTACCCGTGGCCACAGCGTCCGCAGGGACTTGTTGAACAAGGCTTTAGTGAACTTGCTAAACGTTGGTTACCTATTTTAGATTGCTTTGACGAGCATGGCGTGGACGTGTGTTATGAATTGCATCCGGGTGAAGACCTACATGATGGTGTGACATTTGAGCGCTTTTTAGCGGCAACCAATAATCACCCTCGCGTTAATATTCTTTATGATCCGAGCCATTTTGTATTGCAACAGCTCGATTATTTAGCGTTTATCGATATCTATCATTCGCGCATTAAGGCGTTTCATGTCAAAGATGCCGAATTTATCGCAAATGGCCGCTCAGGTGTTTATGGCGGATTTCAAAACTGGCAAGACCGACCAGGGCGTTTTCGTTCTTTAGGTGATGGCCAAGTAGATTTTAAGCAAATCTTCAGCAAGTTAACTCAATATGGTTTTGATGGTTGGGCTGTACTTGAATGGGAATGCTGCTTAAAGCACCCAGAAGATGGGGCAAGAGAAGGCGCTGAGTTTATTAAAGCACACTTAATAAACCCAACAGACAAAGCCTTTGACGATTTTGCCAGTGGCGCAACAAACACTGAGCGTAACAATCGAATTTTAGGTTTATAA
- a CDS encoding Gfo/Idh/MocA family protein has protein sequence MSKAKIRMAMVGGGDGAFIGAIHRIAARLDGMIELVAGAFSSDANKCKATGELLGLDSRRCYDSYQTLFTEEAKLPADERIDFVAIATPNHLHFPVAKMALEHGFHVLSDKPATLTLAEAEQLQSIIAKQQVLYGLTHTYTGYPMVKEAKHRVKAGELGSIRKVIVEYTQGWLARSEDEGSKQASWRLDTSKSGISCCMGDIGVHAANLAEYVSDLEITELCADLNHVIEGRALDDDGTVLLRFNNGCKGVLLASQIAVGDENNLRLRIYGDKASLEWSQLEPNSLWLRGHNQAATLLRAGVGELHPDTQNALRAPAGHPEGYLEAFANIYSNFAAQIHAFKQGDNATNSAFDVPGIKDAVRGMAFIEHVVASSKQDTKWHKLQIG, from the coding sequence ATGAGCAAAGCTAAGATCCGCATGGCAATGGTAGGCGGTGGCGATGGGGCTTTCATTGGCGCTATTCATCGAATTGCAGCACGATTAGATGGAATGATAGAGCTTGTTGCAGGCGCATTCAGTTCAGACGCAAACAAATGTAAAGCTACTGGTGAACTACTCGGGCTTGATAGCAGGCGTTGCTACGACAGTTACCAGACGCTATTTACCGAAGAAGCAAAATTACCTGCTGATGAGCGTATCGATTTTGTGGCTATTGCCACCCCAAACCATTTGCATTTTCCGGTCGCTAAAATGGCGCTTGAACATGGTTTTCATGTGCTCTCAGATAAACCCGCAACGCTCACACTCGCAGAGGCAGAGCAATTACAAAGCATTATTGCAAAACAGCAGGTTTTATATGGGTTAACCCACACTTACACCGGTTACCCTATGGTCAAAGAAGCCAAGCATCGCGTAAAAGCAGGTGAGCTCGGCAGCATACGTAAAGTGATTGTTGAGTACACTCAAGGCTGGTTAGCGCGCAGCGAAGACGAAGGTTCAAAACAAGCCAGCTGGCGTTTAGACACCAGTAAGTCAGGTATTAGTTGTTGTATGGGCGACATTGGCGTGCATGCAGCTAACTTAGCCGAATATGTCTCTGATCTCGAAATCACCGAGCTTTGCGCCGATTTAAACCATGTGATTGAAGGACGAGCCCTCGATGATGATGGCACTGTGCTACTTAGATTCAATAATGGTTGTAAAGGCGTTTTACTGGCAAGCCAAATTGCTGTTGGCGATGAAAACAACTTACGCCTGCGTATTTATGGCGATAAAGCCAGTCTTGAATGGTCGCAACTTGAGCCTAATAGCTTATGGCTACGAGGCCACAATCAAGCCGCCACATTACTTAGAGCGGGCGTAGGTGAATTACACCCTGACACACAAAATGCCCTGCGCGCCCCTGCCGGTCACCCAGAGGGCTACCTTGAAGCATTTGCCAACATTTACAGCAATTTTGCAGCGCAAATTCATGCATTTAAGCAAGGCGATAACGCAACGAATTCAGCATTTGATGTGCCTGGCATTAAAGATGCTGTGCGTGGCATGGCGTTTATTGAGCATGTTGTTGCTTCATCGAAGCAAGATACTAAATGGCACAAATTACAGATTGGATAA
- a CDS encoding copper homeostasis protein CutC, with product MNNGKILEVCINEGDLKQLANNISTASNLGARRFELCSNLHLGGLTPSLSAIDCAVKSLTNSAELVVMVRPEAGDFIVSAECYELMEKQITMAANAGAHGVVFGAVKRGELDLDVTRSLVATAKHYGLMVTFHRAFDTLTNPLSALDKLISLRVDRILTAGTPWQSGQSAVDGLNQINTYLAHSANQIEIVMGGGVTLDNAATLWQLINNYSAKAAVHVHSCVHNENGAINAEAIKKLLSKD from the coding sequence ATGAACAATGGTAAAATTCTCGAAGTGTGCATAAACGAAGGCGATTTAAAGCAGCTAGCTAACAATATTTCGACGGCTAGTAACTTAGGCGCAAGGCGCTTTGAACTGTGCAGTAATTTACACCTAGGTGGTTTAACTCCGAGTTTGTCTGCAATTGATTGTGCTGTGAAAAGCCTGACCAATAGCGCAGAGTTAGTGGTGATGGTTCGCCCTGAAGCGGGCGATTTTATTGTTAGTGCTGAGTGTTACGAATTAATGGAAAAGCAAATAACAATGGCAGCTAACGCGGGGGCGCACGGTGTGGTATTTGGTGCAGTTAAAAGAGGCGAACTTGATTTAGACGTGACCCGCTCTTTAGTTGCCACAGCTAAACATTATGGTTTAATGGTGACCTTTCACCGTGCATTCGATACCCTAACAAACCCGTTAAGCGCACTTGATAAACTCATTAGCTTAAGAGTAGACCGCATATTAACAGCAGGCACGCCGTGGCAAAGCGGCCAAAGTGCTGTAGATGGTCTAAATCAGATCAACACATATTTAGCGCACAGTGCTAATCAGATAGAAATTGTTATGGGTGGTGGTGTGACCTTAGACAATGCGGCAACACTTTGGCAATTAATAAATAATTATTCAGCAAAGGCAGCTGTGCATGTACATTCATGTGTGCACAACGAAAATGGTGCAATTAACGCCGAGGCTATCAAGAAGCTTCTTTCAAAGGATTAA
- a CDS encoding sugar phosphate isomerase/epimerase family protein, whose translation MFKTRILLIIFSLVFSGQLFAKLPVSVQLWSVKDTLKNDFHGTLKSLVEMGFDGVEFAGDFGPYSNNPAALKAKLSELGLVASSAHIGFDALSENTIDNTLLFYKTLGVTTLYVPWDERAWHPEGVKSLVKELTKVSDYAGRFDMKIGFHNHNKEFNAFNNATFWDYIASNTPKTMPLQLDIGWINYADKDPIYFIKKYPNRTLATHIKVRTTEGSNMSPIIGENNIDWPAIIDTLESHGNTKWLVLEQEEYPSGLTPLQSVAKSKQNLDKILNNR comes from the coding sequence ATGTTTAAAACCCGCATTTTATTGATCATTTTTAGCCTTGTATTTAGTGGTCAATTATTCGCAAAACTGCCAGTGAGTGTGCAGTTATGGTCAGTCAAAGACACCTTAAAAAATGACTTTCATGGTACGCTTAAGTCTCTTGTAGAAATGGGCTTTGACGGCGTGGAGTTTGCCGGAGATTTTGGCCCATACTCAAATAACCCAGCAGCCTTAAAAGCAAAGCTCAGTGAATTAGGCTTAGTCGCCAGTAGTGCCCATATAGGCTTTGATGCACTCAGTGAAAACACAATTGATAACACCCTGCTGTTTTACAAGACTCTTGGCGTTACGACACTTTATGTACCTTGGGATGAAAGAGCATGGCACCCAGAAGGTGTTAAATCTCTGGTTAAAGAACTCACTAAAGTCAGTGATTATGCAGGCCGCTTTGATATGAAGATCGGTTTTCACAATCATAATAAAGAGTTTAATGCTTTTAATAACGCAACGTTTTGGGATTATATTGCCAGTAATACACCCAAAACTATGCCATTGCAGTTAGATATTGGCTGGATCAATTACGCAGATAAAGATCCAATCTACTTTATTAAAAAGTACCCTAACCGTACACTTGCAACGCACATTAAAGTACGCACGACTGAGGGCAGCAACATGAGCCCGATTATTGGTGAAAACAACATTGATTGGCCTGCCATCATCGATACTTTAGAGTCTCACGGCAACACCAAGTGGTTAGTGCTTGAACAAGAAGAATATCCGAGCGGATTAACCCCACTACAAAGCGTTGCTAAATCAAAACAGAACTTGGATAAGATTTTAAATAATCGCTAA